One Candidatus Saccharibacteria bacterium genomic window carries:
- a CDS encoding YbaB/EbfC family nucleoid-associated protein: MSKFDQAKMLMKAKKLQKELQKMIITVEKGEGAVTVEINGEQKIKKIHIDPESVDVDDIAELENWVEEAVKEAIAESQKIAAEKMQPMMGMLGGLGM; this comes from the coding sequence ATGAGTAAATTTGATCAAGCTAAAATGTTAATGAAAGCCAAGAAGCTGCAAAAGGAATTGCAGAAAATGATTATCACCGTCGAGAAGGGTGAAGGAGCCGTTACTGTAGAAATAAATGGCGAACAGAAAATAAAAAAGATCCACATTGATCCAGAATCCGTAGACGTTGATGACATTGCCGAGCTAGAGAATTGGGTTGAAGAAGCCGTCAAAGAAGCGATTGCCGAAAGTCAGAAAATAGCCGCCGAAAAAATGCAACCTATGATGGGCATGCTCGGTGGACTCGGCATGTAA